The genomic stretch CGGACCAAGAAAGCGAGCACCGCATCCCGCGGTGGTTCGAAGAAATCCGACACCCGAAAACCGGCTGTCAATTCATCCGATACCCGAGGGGCCACGGAACCGAATCCTGTGTTGCAGTTTGTGGGGAGGATGCTTCGAGGGCTTGCCCACGGAGTGGGTGCGCTCGCCAGGAGCTTTGGGGGAGTGGAGAAGGACGTCGAGCCCGAGCGACGCCGGGATGGCACGGGTTTGTTCATCCTGGTGCTCGCTCTCGTATTCGCCTCACGAGCCTGGTTCATGTTGCCGGGGCCTGTGGGAGAGAGCATAGGGGCTATCACCTCGACCCTGTTCGGAATGACTGCCCCACTGATACCAGCGGTTCTGTTCTACGGTGCCTGGCGGGTCCTGCGACACCCGAGGGACCTGGACGGGGCTTCCCGCAGGGGCTTGGGCTGGTTCCTTCTCACCATGGGTGCGCTCGGGCTCATCAATCTTTCACGTGGGCTGCCCCGCCCGGACCAGATGGCGGAGCTGCAGCGTGCAGGCGGGGTGCTCGGTTTTCTGGCGAGTAGTTTCATCGCCGACCTGACCTCGGCATGGGTCGCGGTTCCTGTGCTTCTCGTCGTCACTCTTCTGGGTGTTTTCTTCGTGATCGGTAAACCCTTGCGAGTGGTCCTTGCCGGGATCCGGGCGGCCTTCTCATCGTTGGTGGAACGCCCGGAGGTGCCACAGGAGAAGCTGAAACTCGGCGTCGACGTGCCCTACGACACCCCGCTGATCACCGAGAAGGACGATCCTTCCCATGAGGATTCGGTTTACGACTACGAGGCGGACGAGGACTACTCCTTGGAGTCCGGTATGGAACTGGATGACTCGCAGGTCCATGTCCCCACTGTTCCCCGTGCGGAGGAGAAACCCGACCTGCCCCCGCCGGTGCATACCCCCATGGCAGGGCGGGCTGAGCAGCTACAGCTCAGTGGTGACATCATGTATCAGCTCCCGGATGAATCGCTGCTCGCACCCGGAACCCGTCCGAAGGCTCGGACTGAAGCCTCCGACCGGATCGTGCGGCAGCTCGCTGCCACTCTCGAGGAGTTCAGTATCGATGCCCGGGTCACCGGGTACACACGAGGTCCCACAGTCACCCGTTATGAGGTCGAACTCGGCAATGCCATCAAGGTTTCGAAGGTCACGGGACTGGCCGACAACATTGCCTACGCCGTCGGCAGCAATGAGATCCGTATCCTCACGCCGATCCCCGGGAAGTCCGCCATCGGGATCGAGATCCCGAACCTCGACAAGGAGGTGGTCAGTCTCGGGGATGTGCTGCGTTCCCCGAAGGCGCGTTCTGATCATCACCCCCTCACCGTCGGACTGGGAAAGGATGTCGAGGGCGGGTTCGTTCTGGCCAACATGGCCAAGATGCCGCATCTGCTGGTGGCGGGTGCCACCGGGTCTGGCAAGTCCAGTTTCATTAACTCGCTGATCACATCGATCATGATGCGAGCCACCCCGGAGGAGGTGCGGTTGTTGCTGGTGGATCCCAAACGGGTGGAGCTCAACCAGTACGAGGGTATTCCGCACCTGGTCACCCCCATCATCACAAACCCGAAAAAAGCGGCGGAAGCCCTGGCCTGGGTGGTTCGCGAGATGGATATGCGCTACGACGACCTGGCTGCTTTCGGGTTCCGACACGTTGACGACTTCAACAAGGCTGTCAAGGCCGGACAGGTCAAACTTCCCGAGGGGTCCCAGCGGGTGCTGGCTCCCTACCCATACCTGTTGGTCGTGGTGGATGAGCTCGCCGACCTGATGATGGTCGCCCCACGGGACGTGGAAGAGTCGGTGGTGCGGATCACGCAGTTGGCGCGAGCTGCGGGTATTCACCTTGTCCTGGCCACGCAGCGGCCCTCCACAGACGTCGTGACCGGGCTGATCAAGGCCAATGTGCCCTCACGCCTGGCCTTCGCCACATCCTCCATGACCGATTCGCGGGTGATTCTCGACCAGCCGGGTGCAGAGAAACTGGTTGGCAAGGGTGATGGGCTGTTCCTGCCCATGGGGGCTGGCAAACCAATTCGTGTGCAGGGCGCGTGGGTGAACGAATCCGAGATTCGCGAGATCGTTGCCCATATCTCGGGGCAGTTGCAGCCCACTTATCGGGAGGACGTGACCACGGCAGCAGCTGAGAAGAAGGTCGTGGATGACATCGGTGACGATCTCGAGTTGGTGCTGGACGCGGCCCGTCTCGTGGTGGAGCTCCAACTCGGTTCCACATCGATGCTGCAACGCAAGCTGCGCGTCGGTTTCGCCAAGGCGGGACGTCTGATGGATATCCTCGAATCCCGCGGAGTGGTGGGCCCCTCGGAGGGGTCCAAGGCGCGCGACGTGCTAGTGAAACCTGACAATCTTGATGACCTGCTCGCTTCCCTCGGAGCCGGGTGAGTGATACTGGGAAGATCATGAACAAGGTCCACATCCAGACGTTGGGCTGCGCCCGCAACGACGTTGATTCTGAGGAACTCGCGGGCCGGCTGGCGGCGGGGGGATTCGTCCTGGTGGATGACCCGGCGGAGGCAGAGACCGTGGTGGTCAACACCTGCGGTTTCATCGAACAGGCCAAGAAGGATTCCGTTGACACGCTGCTGGCGGCCGCCGACCTCAAGGAAACCGGCACGACGAAGGTGGTAGTGGCGGTGGGATGCATGGCTGAGCGCTACGGCGTACAGCTTGCGGGGGCCCTTCCCGAGACTGATGCGGTGTTCGGGTTCGATGACTACGCGGATATCGCTGATCGGCTCCGAGTGATCCTCGCCGGAGGCAGCCACGAGGCCCACATCCCGAGAGATCGACGGGAACTGCTGCCGCTCACGCCAGTGGACCGTCCGCAGGCCGCCGGTCGGATTGTGACACCGGGACACACCCCCTTACCTGAGGGACTGGCCCCTGCAACGGGGCCGCGCGTGACCCGTCGCCGCCTGGGATCAGGGCCTACGGCTCCCTTGAAGATAGCCTCCGGATGCGACCGACGCTGCGCCTTCTGCGCCATCCCTGCTTTCAGAGGCGCCTACCTCTCGCGTCCCGTCTCCGACATCATCGCCGAGGCGCGCTGGCTCGTGGAACAGGGAGTCAAAGAGGTGTTGCTGGTTTCCGAAAACACATCCAGCTACGGCAAGGATCTCCCCGGCGCAAGCCTGGAGACCCTGCTGCCCCAGTTGTCCCGGGTGGACGGGCTGGAGTGGATTCGGGTCTCCTATCTACAACCCGCCGAGATCCGCCCCGGAATGTTGGAGGTCATGCTCGACACCGACAAAATAGTGCCCTACTTCGATCTCTCCTTCCAGCATGCAGCGCCCGGCGTGCTTCGGCGTATGCGACGTTTTGGTGACCCGGATACTTTTCTCGGACTGATCGAACGGATCAGGGAGGCCGAACCAGCAGCCGGTATTCGCAGCAACGTGATCGCAGGGTTCCCTGGGGAGACCGAGTCGGACGTCGAGACTCTCCGGGAGTTCATCATCGAAGCCAATCTGGATGTTCTTGGAGTTTTCGGCTACTCCGATGAGGATGGTACGGAGGCAGAGGGCCTGGACTCCCACCTGGGCCAGGCAGAAGTGGAAGCGCGGCGGGAGATGCTGGCAGATGTCGCCAACATGGTGTGCGAGTCCCGAGCCGCGGAGAGGGTGGGGGAGCGGAGCGTGGTTCTGGTTGAGGAAACCGATGCCGACGGGGCGTCGGGGCGCGCGCCGCATCAAGGCCCCGATACTGATGGGGTAGTGGAGCTTCCTCCCGGAGCCGATCTCCGGATTGGGCAGTTCATCGAAGTTGAGTTCATAGATGCCACAGGAATCGACATGGTGGGAGAACCCTGATGACCGAAAAACGGTCCAGTAATCTGAACGTTCCCAACGTGCTCACGGTGCTCCGCATTATCATGGTGCCGTTGTTCGTCGCGGTGTTGTTCTGGCAACCGGCGAACCAGGGGTGGCGTTTCACCGTTTCCGGAATCTTCGTGGCCGCGATGCTGACTGACCTGGCGGACGGTTACATCGCCAGGCGCTACGACTTGATCACGGATTTCGGAAAGCTCTGGGATCCGATAGCTGACAAGGCCCTAACCGGCGCGGCCTTCATTTCCTTGAGCCTGTTGGGCGAGCTTCCATGGTATTTCACGGTGCTGATCCTGGTTCGTGAATGGGGAATCACGTGGCTGCGGGCAGCCATTGCGAAATACGGGATCATGGCTGCCAATCGTGGTGGCAAGCTGAAGACCGTCACGCAGTCGTTGGCCCTGATCGTTTTTCTCGCGTGGCTGCCAAGCCTGCCGGGAGCGGTGCAGTTTCTGGCCTGGGTACTGATGTGGGCGGCTCTGATCCTGACGCTGGTGACCGGTGCAGACTACATTCGCGAGGCCATCCGAATCCGTGCCCGGGGGAAGCAACCACGGCGCTCCGCCGAGTGAACACGGGAGCGATCAGCTGCCGGTAGTGGTCTTCGGTTCAGCGGGAACTGGGACGACTACCACTTCGACGCCCAACTCTCGGATGTGAGCCAGCTCCTCTTCCGGGGCGTTGGAGTCGGTGACGAGAATGTCGATCTCGCTTAGATCGGCCATCTTCGCTAGGGTAACGTGCCCGATCTTGGAGGCATCGGCTACAGCGATCACTCGTTGTGCCCGTTCGATCATCGTGTGGTTGGTGCGAGCCTCGATGTCGTCATGGGTGGTCAGCCCTCCGGACGAACTGAGTCCGTCGACCCCCACTAGGGCGGTGCCGACATTCACGAGCCGGAGTGTCGCCTCGGCCAAGGAACCCACGAGTTCCAAGGAGTTGGAACGCAGCACCCCGCCGGCGATGAGGACGCGACTCTGCCCCTGCTCGGCTGCCTCCAAGCCGATGCTCAGCGAGTTGGTGATGATCGTCAAATCTGTTCGATGGTGCAGGGCTCGAAGTACCTCGGCGGCTGTGGTTCCGCCACTGAGACCGATGGCGTGCTTGCCCTCGGGGACGAGCTTGGCTGCTGCTGCTGCAATACGAGATTTGGCGGCTTGATTGCGCCCATCCCGCAGTCGTACAGGAAGCTCACGACTGCCCTGGATTGGACGGGCGCCACCATGGGTACGATCCAGCAGTCCCTGAGAAGCGAGTACGGCCACATCGCGCCGGATGGTGGCCTCAGAGGTTCCCAGCTCGGTGGCGAGACTGGACAACGACATCTGTCCATTTTCCTGTAGCAACGCGAGCATCGCGAGCATTCGATC from Arachnia propionica encodes the following:
- a CDS encoding FtsK/SpoIIIE family DNA translocase — encoded protein: MATRGSSSARSSSSKSGAGQRTKKASTASRGGSKKSDTRKPAVNSSDTRGATEPNPVLQFVGRMLRGLAHGVGALARSFGGVEKDVEPERRRDGTGLFILVLALVFASRAWFMLPGPVGESIGAITSTLFGMTAPLIPAVLFYGAWRVLRHPRDLDGASRRGLGWFLLTMGALGLINLSRGLPRPDQMAELQRAGGVLGFLASSFIADLTSAWVAVPVLLVVTLLGVFFVIGKPLRVVLAGIRAAFSSLVERPEVPQEKLKLGVDVPYDTPLITEKDDPSHEDSVYDYEADEDYSLESGMELDDSQVHVPTVPRAEEKPDLPPPVHTPMAGRAEQLQLSGDIMYQLPDESLLAPGTRPKARTEASDRIVRQLAATLEEFSIDARVTGYTRGPTVTRYEVELGNAIKVSKVTGLADNIAYAVGSNEIRILTPIPGKSAIGIEIPNLDKEVVSLGDVLRSPKARSDHHPLTVGLGKDVEGGFVLANMAKMPHLLVAGATGSGKSSFINSLITSIMMRATPEEVRLLLVDPKRVELNQYEGIPHLVTPIITNPKKAAEALAWVVREMDMRYDDLAAFGFRHVDDFNKAVKAGQVKLPEGSQRVLAPYPYLLVVVDELADLMMVAPRDVEESVVRITQLARAAGIHLVLATQRPSTDVVTGLIKANVPSRLAFATSSMTDSRVILDQPGAEKLVGKGDGLFLPMGAGKPIRVQGAWVNESEIREIVAHISGQLQPTYREDVTTAAAEKKVVDDIGDDLELVLDAARLVVELQLGSTSMLQRKLRVGFAKAGRLMDILESRGVVGPSEGSKARDVLVKPDNLDDLLASLGAG
- the rimO gene encoding 30S ribosomal protein S12 methylthiotransferase RimO, with translation MNKVHIQTLGCARNDVDSEELAGRLAAGGFVLVDDPAEAETVVVNTCGFIEQAKKDSVDTLLAAADLKETGTTKVVVAVGCMAERYGVQLAGALPETDAVFGFDDYADIADRLRVILAGGSHEAHIPRDRRELLPLTPVDRPQAAGRIVTPGHTPLPEGLAPATGPRVTRRRLGSGPTAPLKIASGCDRRCAFCAIPAFRGAYLSRPVSDIIAEARWLVEQGVKEVLLVSENTSSYGKDLPGASLETLLPQLSRVDGLEWIRVSYLQPAEIRPGMLEVMLDTDKIVPYFDLSFQHAAPGVLRRMRRFGDPDTFLGLIERIREAEPAAGIRSNVIAGFPGETESDVETLREFIIEANLDVLGVFGYSDEDGTEAEGLDSHLGQAEVEARREMLADVANMVCESRAAERVGERSVVLVEETDADGASGRAPHQGPDTDGVVELPPGADLRIGQFIEVEFIDATGIDMVGEP
- the pgsA gene encoding CDP-diacylglycerol--glycerol-3-phosphate 3-phosphatidyltransferase — its product is MMTEKRSSNLNVPNVLTVLRIIMVPLFVAVLFWQPANQGWRFTVSGIFVAAMLTDLADGYIARRYDLITDFGKLWDPIADKALTGAAFISLSLLGELPWYFTVLILVREWGITWLRAAIAKYGIMAANRGGKLKTVTQSLALIVFLAWLPSLPGAVQFLAWVLMWAALILTLVTGADYIREAIRIRARGKQPRRSAE
- a CDS encoding DeoR/GlpR family DNA-binding transcription regulator; protein product: MLAMLALLQENGQMSLSSLATELGTSEATIRRDVAVLASQGLLDRTHGGARPIQGSRELPVRLRDGRNQAAKSRIAAAAAKLVPEGKHAIGLSGGTTAAEVLRALHHRTDLTIITNSLSIGLEAAEQGQSRVLIAGGVLRSNSLELVGSLAEATLRLVNVGTALVGVDGLSSSGGLTTHDDIEARTNHTMIERAQRVIAVADASKIGHVTLAKMADLSEIDILVTDSNAPEEELAHIRELGVEVVVVPVPAEPKTTTGS